From the genome of Trichocoleus sp. FACHB-46:
AGGAGGTCTGGAGGACGCAGCCGTCCTTCAGCGGGGGTTCGGGGGCGAGTGCCCCCGATGGTTCGGCTCACGAACCCAACTCAGATAAAGGATACTGCCGCCCATACTCATACATCGCGATCGCCGCCGCAGTTTGCACATTCAAAGACTCCACCATGCCAAACTGAGGAATCGCGATCGCCGCATCACAAAGATTTGCAATCTCCGCTGGAATCCCCGTCAGCTCACGCCCCAACACCAACACCGCTCGCCTAGGAAAACTGAACTCAGACAAAGGCACCGCATCAGCCCTTAAATCCAGCGCGCTCGCAGAATAACCTACCTGCTGCTGAGCCGCAATCCAGGCAGGCAAAGCCGAAATCGAACAAGCTTCTAAAGGTTGCCAATGGTGAGCTGAAACAGCCAAATTCCTAAACGCCAAATTCTGGGTCAGGGCTAAATCTGCCACCACCACCGACTCCACTCGAAACGCCTCCGCAGTGCGACACAGCCCACCCAAGTTAGCTGGATTCTGAACCAAGCTGGCGCAAACCACCAAATCTTGTCGGGGCAATTGGGCATAGCGATCGCGAGCAATCGAGGGTCGCTGAGGCAGAGACATGGGCATAATTTCACAAGGCGATCTTAAATTTTTGGTAATGGACGTTACAGACTGTGAGCCGGGAATGTTAACTTAGAGATCAGTTAAAAGCATAATCAAGCAGAAAAAACAGTCCGCCATGAACAAAAATCATCGGGAAGCCGCAACCAGAACCGTACAAGCTCATCGGGAAAACATCCAGAGAAGCCTGCAACACCGCCTAGAAGTTGCTAGAGCCAACGGAGACGAAAATCTAGTTCGCATGTTGGAAGCCGAAGCCAACTACCTCCGCTAATCATTCACTCATTAGGTTAGGGATTGGGGCGTTGCTGAATAGGTAATGATTTAAGCTGAGAGAGGAATTGTCCGATACTTCAAATAATGCAGCAGCAACCGAAGTGAACACTTCAACATCTCAACTGATTTGGAGTAGCA
Proteins encoded in this window:
- a CDS encoding RNA methyltransferase, with the protein product MSLPQRPSIARDRYAQLPRQDLVVCASLVQNPANLGGLCRTAEAFRVESVVVADLALTQNLAFRNLAVSAHHWQPLEACSISALPAWIAAQQQVGYSASALDLRADAVPLSEFSFPRRAVLVLGRELTGIPAEIANLCDAAIAIPQFGMVESLNVQTAAAIAMYEYGRQYPLSELGS